The following proteins come from a genomic window of Echinimonas agarilytica:
- the metE gene encoding 5-methyltetrahydropteroyltriglutamate--homocysteine S-methyltransferase, translated as MALSHNLGFPRIGASRELKFSLESFWRGDSSVEQLEHQADSIKLQNWGWQQQAGLDLIPVGDFAYYDHILQLCLTFDVIPNRHRKDASELEQLFNLARGATDCCGKTSAALEMTKWFDTNYHYLVPELAVNQTFNLKSRQLINDVVKAKVLGHDAKPVVVGPLTFLWLSKCRSVDEAASFDKLSLLPSLLAAYQQLLNELSAAGADWVQIDEPILSLDLPEQWVTALAQSYAQLKRDFNGKILLANYFGGVAEKLEAVIASGVDGLHIDAVRAADEVIDIATRWPEDKVLSVGVIDGRNVWRADLSLELQKLTPLHEQRGDRLWIAPSCSLMHVPVDADVEHDLDEELKGWLAFARQKLNEIGALTRALNGCQSFTDRALFTDSDQVQRQKAYSPRILNLSVRQRAFSVLPEHCERKSDFVTRINTQQAHLALPAFPTTTIGSFPQTPDIRKQRAAFRAGKISAQQYDSFLEKEVIDVVKRQDDMGLDVLVHGEPERNDMVEFFGELLDGIAVSRLGWVQSYGSRCVKPPLIYGDVSRPEPMTVRWSEFAQAQTTKPMKGMLTGPVTILNWSFVRSDLPRSDVAQQIALTIRDEVKDLERIGLKVIQIDEPALREGLPLRTKDWDEYLSWAVDAFKLSAAVVKDETQIHTHMCYCEFEDIMQSIADLDADVISIEASRSGMELLQSFDDFEYPNAIGLGVYDIHSPNIPSTGYMVEQLNKALECLPLNRIWVNPDCGLKTRGWPETTAALTNMVEAAKHVRVQHESDIAQFESNLLETA; from the coding sequence ATGGCTTTATCACACAATCTTGGTTTTCCTCGCATCGGCGCAAGTCGAGAATTAAAATTTTCGCTGGAGTCTTTTTGGCGTGGCGATAGTTCAGTCGAGCAGCTCGAACATCAAGCTGACTCTATTAAATTACAAAACTGGGGATGGCAGCAACAAGCGGGTTTAGATCTTATTCCGGTGGGTGATTTTGCGTATTACGACCATATTTTGCAGTTGTGTCTTACATTTGACGTGATCCCAAACCGCCATCGTAAAGACGCATCAGAACTGGAACAGCTATTTAACCTTGCGCGCGGTGCAACGGATTGCTGTGGAAAAACATCTGCAGCGCTCGAAATGACGAAGTGGTTTGATACCAACTACCACTACTTGGTACCCGAGTTGGCTGTGAATCAAACATTCAATTTAAAATCTCGACAATTAATCAACGACGTTGTGAAAGCCAAGGTGCTTGGCCATGACGCAAAACCTGTTGTGGTTGGGCCATTGACCTTTTTGTGGTTGAGTAAATGCAGATCAGTCGATGAAGCCGCATCATTCGACAAGCTCTCTTTGTTGCCGAGCTTGCTAGCGGCCTATCAGCAATTATTAAACGAGCTAAGCGCAGCAGGCGCTGATTGGGTGCAGATTGATGAGCCCATCCTATCGTTAGATTTACCCGAGCAATGGGTCACTGCATTGGCTCAAAGTTATGCACAATTAAAGCGTGACTTTAATGGAAAAATATTACTCGCTAACTACTTTGGTGGTGTGGCTGAAAAGTTGGAAGCCGTCATAGCATCAGGCGTTGATGGTCTTCATATTGATGCTGTTCGCGCAGCGGATGAGGTGATTGATATCGCCACACGGTGGCCAGAAGATAAGGTTCTCTCGGTCGGTGTGATTGATGGTCGTAATGTCTGGCGTGCAGACTTGAGCTTAGAGCTGCAAAAACTAACGCCGTTACATGAGCAACGTGGAGATCGATTGTGGATTGCCCCGTCATGCTCGTTAATGCATGTGCCTGTTGATGCTGACGTGGAGCATGATTTAGACGAAGAACTCAAAGGTTGGTTGGCTTTTGCGCGCCAAAAGCTCAATGAAATTGGCGCATTGACTCGAGCTCTCAATGGTTGCCAGTCGTTTACCGATCGAGCGTTATTTACTGACAGTGACCAGGTTCAACGTCAAAAGGCATACTCCCCCCGTATTTTGAACCTGTCGGTGCGTCAGCGCGCCTTCTCTGTGTTGCCAGAGCACTGTGAGAGAAAAAGTGATTTTGTAACCCGCATAAACACGCAACAAGCACATTTAGCCTTGCCAGCATTTCCAACCACCACCATTGGATCGTTTCCTCAAACTCCAGATATTCGTAAGCAACGTGCAGCATTCAGAGCGGGCAAGATTTCGGCTCAACAGTACGATTCATTTTTAGAGAAGGAAGTGATTGATGTGGTGAAACGCCAAGACGACATGGGTCTTGATGTACTGGTTCATGGAGAGCCTGAAAGAAATGACATGGTGGAGTTTTTCGGCGAGCTGCTCGATGGTATCGCTGTCAGTCGTTTGGGTTGGGTACAAAGTTATGGTTCACGTTGCGTGAAGCCGCCTTTGATTTACGGTGATGTTTCTCGCCCTGAGCCTATGACTGTGCGCTGGAGTGAGTTTGCCCAAGCACAAACCACAAAGCCGATGAAAGGAATGTTGACCGGTCCTGTGACTATTTTGAACTGGAGCTTTGTGCGTTCTGATCTTCCGCGCTCTGATGTGGCGCAGCAAATTGCATTGACCATTCGCGATGAAGTGAAAGATCTTGAACGTATTGGCTTAAAGGTCATTCAAATAGACGAGCCTGCATTGCGTGAGGGCTTGCCGCTGCGCACAAAAGATTGGGATGAGTACCTGAGTTGGGCTGTGGATGCATTTAAACTTAGTGCCGCAGTGGTGAAGGACGAAACTCAGATTCATACTCATATGTGTTACTGCGAATTTGAGGACATTATGCAATCTATTGCCGATTTAGATGCCGATGTGATTTCAATTGAGGCCTCCCGCTCTGGCATGGAATTACTCCAAAGTTTTGATGACTTTGAGTATCCCAATGCGATTGGTTTAGGGGTATATGACATTCATTCACCGAACATTCCGAGCACCGGCTACATGGTCGAGCAACTGAACAAAGCGCTGGAATGTTTGCCCTTGAATCGAATTTGGGTCAACCCGGATTGCGGCCTTAAAACCAGAGGGTGGCCTGAAACGACGGCCGCATTGACCAATATGGTCGAAGCTGCAAAACACGTGCGGGTTCAGCACGAGAGTGATATTGCTCAGTTTGAATCGAATCTACTTGAAACAGCTTAA
- a CDS encoding LacI family DNA-binding transcriptional regulator → MATIKDVSEKAGVSQATVSRVLNGSDKVVESTCEKVMAAVEALGYRPNTLARAMASGRSGIVGMMVPELASPVYSPLMGEAEALLRKHSKQLIVASGHCDPKLEREAIDFLLQCRCDALILMAEAVSDEYLLDIAKANVEVVIVNRAVDGLESNCVSLDNIAGGKLATQFLIDAGHTHIGCITGPQFKPDARDRQSGFLQALRDHEIAYSADRITEGNYTEQSGYEGMKSLSSKGVSAVLCGNDEMAFGAIAYCRDHQIKVPEDVSIMGFDNLHFARYTYPALTTMHFPIDEMAISAAHLILNRCYNIDPTAPITRRYQPNIVERQSVNKSA, encoded by the coding sequence ATGGCAACCATTAAAGATGTATCAGAAAAAGCAGGTGTGTCACAGGCGACGGTGTCGCGTGTTCTCAATGGATCCGATAAAGTCGTTGAGTCGACCTGCGAAAAAGTAATGGCCGCCGTAGAGGCTCTAGGATATCGCCCAAATACCCTTGCTCGAGCGATGGCATCTGGACGTTCAGGAATTGTTGGCATGATGGTGCCTGAACTTGCTTCTCCAGTGTATTCGCCGCTCATGGGCGAAGCAGAAGCATTACTGCGCAAGCACTCCAAGCAGCTTATTGTAGCCAGTGGTCATTGCGATCCAAAATTAGAGCGAGAAGCCATCGATTTTTTGTTGCAGTGTCGATGCGATGCGCTCATTTTGATGGCCGAAGCCGTGAGCGACGAATACCTTTTAGACATTGCTAAAGCGAATGTTGAAGTTGTCATCGTTAACAGAGCGGTTGATGGCTTAGAGTCAAATTGTGTATCACTCGACAATATTGCAGGCGGCAAACTCGCTACACAGTTCCTCATCGATGCGGGCCATACTCACATCGGCTGTATTACGGGCCCTCAATTTAAACCGGATGCTCGCGATCGCCAAAGCGGCTTTTTACAAGCGTTGCGTGATCATGAAATCGCTTACTCGGCAGACCGTATTACTGAGGGAAATTACACCGAACAAAGTGGCTACGAAGGCATGAAATCATTGTCTTCAAAAGGAGTCAGTGCAGTGCTTTGTGGAAACGATGAAATGGCATTTGGCGCCATTGCATACTGTCGAGATCATCAAATAAAGGTGCCCGAGGACGTCTCCATTATGGGCTTTGATAACCTCCATTTTGCACGCTACACCTACCCTGCACTAACTACGATGCACTTTCCCATTGATGAAATGGCGATATCAGCAGCACACTTGATTTTGAACCGATGCTATAACATCGATCCAACTGCCCCTATCACCCGCCGCTATCAGCCAAATATTGTTGAGCGACAATCGGTCAACAAAAGCGCATAA
- a CDS encoding LysR family transcriptional regulator: MLELKHLKTMLALKQAGSLASAADVLHMTQSALSHQLKELEGRFEQRMFERKSKPLRFTPAGERVLKLAEQVMPLVVRTESQLKQLQQGDGGRLNMAIECHSCFQWLLPALEQYRQIWPSVEVDFSSGFHFDAIEALIAGELDLVITADPENHADIEYFALFRYQNLMLMSPDHALAQQDTVNANDLADQHLITYPVDPHKLSVYRDLMIPAGVVPKNVRQAELTLMIVQLVLSGRGIAALPNWVIAEYIEKASLSAIPFSPPLWSTLYAAVPKQKAHQAYLTGFVDIAKSSCFSRLSDIMAVAGGHRI, from the coding sequence ATGCTCGAGCTTAAACATCTCAAAACCATGCTTGCATTGAAACAAGCGGGCTCTCTTGCCAGCGCTGCCGATGTGCTGCATATGACACAATCGGCCCTGTCGCATCAGCTCAAAGAGCTCGAAGGACGATTTGAACAGCGCATGTTTGAGCGCAAGAGCAAGCCATTGCGTTTTACGCCGGCAGGTGAACGAGTGCTTAAACTTGCAGAGCAAGTCATGCCCCTTGTGGTTCGTACGGAAAGCCAGCTCAAACAATTACAACAAGGCGATGGTGGGCGTTTAAATATGGCCATTGAGTGCCATAGCTGTTTTCAGTGGTTACTTCCTGCATTGGAGCAATATCGGCAAATTTGGCCCAGTGTCGAGGTCGATTTTTCCAGTGGCTTTCACTTTGATGCCATAGAGGCATTGATTGCAGGTGAACTGGATCTAGTGATCACCGCAGATCCCGAGAATCATGCAGACATTGAGTATTTTGCGCTGTTTCGCTATCAAAATTTGATGTTGATGAGCCCTGATCACGCTCTAGCTCAGCAAGATACGGTCAATGCAAATGACTTGGCCGACCAACACCTCATTACTTACCCTGTCGATCCTCACAAGCTTTCTGTATATCGAGATTTAATGATCCCAGCGGGTGTTGTGCCTAAAAATGTGCGACAGGCTGAACTCACATTAATGATTGTTCAGCTTGTACTGAGTGGTCGCGGCATCGCTGCGCTGCCGAATTGGGTGATTGCCGAATACATTGAAAAAGCGAGCTTATCTGCCATCCCTTTTAGCCCGCCTTTGTGGAGCACGCTATATGCAGCAGTCCCCAAACAAAAAGCTCATCAAGCCTATTTGACAGGGTTTGTCGACATTGCTAAGTCGAGCTGCTTTTCTCGCTTGAGCGATATCATGGCAGTTGCAGGTGGTCATCGCATTTAG
- a CDS encoding GH36-type glycosyl hydrolase domain-containing protein, translated as MKNESYGFFDDANKEYVVTTPFTPLPWINYLGNNGFFSLISNTSGGYSFYRDAKFRRLTRYRYNNVPMDSGGRYFYVKDGDTVWTPGGRPVRTELDHYECRHGMGYSKFIGVKNKVKTEQTTFVPLDELCEVHRVTVTNEGSEPKSLKLFSSLEWCLWNAEDDGANFQRNFSTGEVEVDGSALYHKTEYRERRSHYSFFNVNVPIDGFDTDRQHFVGNYNDYSCPKAVMDGACTNSIAHGWSPVAAHQVNVDLQPGESKTLVFVLGYIEVPFEDKWESKGVINKTPARAMMAKYDNAEKVAASLQQLADYWDDLLSRFTVNSEDERLNRSLNIWNQYQNMVTFNMSRSASFFESGIGRGMGFRDSNQDTIGFAHMVPSAVKDRIVDLAATQQSDGSAYHQYQPLTKKGNADIGGNFNDDPMWLVLAVANYVKETGDQAFLSQVVPFEDTPDVASTIYDHLKASFYHVVNNLGPHGLPLIGRADWNDCLNLNCFSTEPNESYQTTQRGDSKVAESLMIAGQFVLYGEEFIRIAELLGEQDDAQQASPHIQAMIESVKTHGWDGEWFLRAYDSESQPIGSQSNEEGKIFIESQGFCTMAGIGFDDGKAKQALDSVEKHLSCEYGIMLQQPAFTEYKPLYGEITSYPPGYKENAGIFCHNNPWIVVAEAMLGRADKALSYYTRITPAFIEHLAGRHKTEPYVYSQMISGADAFIQGEAKNSWLTGTAAWNYYAATQYLVGIRPEYEGLRIDPCLHESLGNVSIKRQFRGAEYDIEIRQNGGSGKGLQSLSIDGVEIEGDLIDYSKFNGKHQVIAVLN; from the coding sequence ATGAAAAATGAAAGTTATGGCTTTTTCGACGATGCCAATAAAGAATATGTCGTTACCACACCGTTTACTCCGTTGCCTTGGATTAACTATTTAGGCAACAACGGTTTCTTTTCTCTAATTTCAAATACATCGGGTGGTTACAGCTTCTATCGAGACGCGAAATTTCGACGCCTAACGAGGTATCGCTACAATAATGTACCGATGGACTCAGGTGGTCGATACTTCTATGTGAAGGATGGCGACACCGTCTGGACTCCGGGTGGACGCCCAGTAAGAACTGAGCTTGATCACTACGAATGCCGTCACGGTATGGGCTACAGTAAATTTATTGGAGTTAAAAACAAGGTTAAAACCGAGCAAACAACATTTGTACCGCTTGATGAACTGTGTGAAGTGCATCGAGTGACCGTGACCAATGAAGGGAGCGAGCCTAAATCATTGAAGTTATTCTCTTCACTGGAGTGGTGTTTGTGGAATGCTGAGGATGATGGAGCAAACTTTCAACGCAACTTTTCCACCGGCGAAGTGGAAGTTGACGGTAGCGCCTTGTATCACAAAACTGAATATCGCGAGCGACGTAGTCATTACTCATTCTTTAATGTAAACGTTCCCATTGACGGCTTCGATACCGACAGGCAACACTTTGTAGGTAATTACAACGATTACTCTTGTCCTAAAGCCGTAATGGATGGTGCTTGCACTAATTCTATTGCGCATGGCTGGTCTCCTGTCGCGGCACATCAAGTCAACGTTGATCTTCAGCCGGGTGAAAGTAAGACGCTTGTATTTGTGCTGGGCTATATCGAAGTGCCATTTGAAGACAAATGGGAATCAAAAGGGGTGATTAACAAAACCCCGGCCCGAGCAATGATGGCTAAATATGACAATGCTGAAAAAGTCGCTGCGTCACTGCAACAACTTGCAGACTACTGGGATGATTTGCTATCAAGATTTACCGTCAATTCTGAAGATGAACGCCTGAACCGTTCACTCAATATTTGGAACCAATATCAAAATATGGTGACATTCAATATGTCACGTAGTGCCTCGTTCTTTGAGTCAGGTATTGGCCGAGGCATGGGCTTTCGCGACTCTAACCAAGACACCATTGGTTTCGCCCATATGGTTCCGTCTGCGGTGAAAGATCGCATTGTAGATTTAGCGGCAACCCAGCAATCCGATGGTTCTGCATATCACCAGTATCAACCGTTGACCAAAAAAGGGAATGCGGATATCGGAGGCAATTTTAACGACGATCCCATGTGGTTAGTGTTGGCTGTTGCGAACTATGTGAAAGAAACAGGCGATCAAGCATTCTTATCTCAAGTGGTTCCATTTGAGGATACGCCAGATGTTGCAAGCACTATTTACGATCATCTAAAAGCCTCTTTTTACCATGTTGTGAATAACTTAGGGCCTCACGGTTTACCATTGATTGGGCGAGCGGATTGGAACGATTGCCTCAACCTAAATTGCTTCTCGACCGAACCGAATGAGTCCTATCAAACCACGCAACGAGGCGATAGCAAAGTCGCGGAATCATTGATGATTGCCGGACAATTTGTACTCTACGGCGAAGAGTTCATCCGTATTGCCGAACTGCTTGGTGAGCAAGATGATGCCCAACAAGCTTCGCCTCATATTCAAGCTATGATTGAGTCTGTGAAAACACATGGCTGGGACGGTGAATGGTTCCTTCGAGCCTATGATTCGGAAAGTCAGCCGATTGGCAGCCAGAGCAACGAAGAGGGTAAAATTTTCATCGAATCTCAAGGCTTCTGTACGATGGCAGGTATTGGTTTCGATGATGGAAAGGCCAAGCAAGCACTTGATTCTGTAGAGAAGCATTTGTCCTGTGAATACGGAATTATGCTGCAACAACCCGCATTTACCGAATATAAGCCACTGTATGGTGAAATCACATCTTACCCGCCTGGCTATAAAGAAAATGCAGGTATCTTCTGCCATAACAACCCCTGGATAGTGGTTGCTGAAGCAATGCTTGGCCGTGCCGACAAAGCGTTGAGCTACTACACACGCATCACGCCTGCCTTTATTGAGCATTTGGCTGGGCGTCACAAAACTGAACCATATGTTTATTCTCAGATGATTTCAGGTGCCGATGCATTTATTCAAGGTGAAGCTAAAAACTCTTGGCTTACCGGTACTGCGGCTTGGAATTATTATGCTGCAACCCAATATCTAGTCGGAATTAGACCTGAATATGAGGGGCTTAGAATTGATCCATGTCTCCATGAAAGTCTTGGAAATGTTTCAATCAAACGCCAATTCAGAGGGGCTGAATACGATATCGAAATTCGTCAAAACGGTGGTTCTGGAAAGGGCTTACAAAGCTTGAGTATTGATGGCGTTGAAATCGAAGGCGACTTAATCGATTATTCTAAATTCAACGGTAAGCATCAAGTTATTGCTGTTTTGAATTAA
- a CDS encoding LacI family DNA-binding transcriptional regulator, with translation MAKVGIKDIARIANVSLATVSRTLRTPDLVSEETRLRVLNAVAESGYKPNRMGMNLRTQRSGNIMVIIPDITNPFNSGIIRAIEHEAQQHGYAVLLGDTQSNPERERQYVDLVEAGQADGLLYFSGRNPFTINPDRPIKDQLPAMVNSNEELDLEGISKVIVDNEGASKEAVNHLIDLGHRRIAAITGPLSTVSTQRRLEGYREALTEAGITVDDKLICEGNYQVESGIELTERLLQFKQRPTAIFCFNDDMAIGAVNVLNKNDYRVPEDMSVIGFDDILYSKVIQPALTTVAQPVEDIGRQCIQALIAQMNDKTLEPTYLKLPLELVIRDSTGPAPS, from the coding sequence ATGGCTAAAGTTGGAATCAAAGATATTGCCCGTATTGCGAACGTATCTTTGGCAACAGTTTCAAGAACATTGCGCACTCCCGATCTGGTATCTGAAGAGACAAGATTACGTGTGCTGAACGCTGTGGCAGAGTCAGGCTACAAACCCAACCGCATGGGTATGAACTTACGAACCCAACGTAGCGGTAACATCATGGTCATTATTCCTGACATTACCAACCCCTTTAATTCCGGCATCATTCGCGCAATAGAACACGAAGCACAACAACACGGATATGCAGTTTTATTGGGGGATACGCAAAGCAACCCTGAGCGTGAGCGTCAATATGTTGATCTGGTTGAAGCTGGTCAAGCCGACGGACTGTTATATTTTTCAGGCAGAAACCCATTTACCATCAACCCTGATCGCCCCATCAAAGATCAATTACCTGCCATGGTCAACTCAAACGAAGAGCTTGATTTAGAGGGAATTTCTAAGGTCATTGTTGATAATGAAGGAGCTTCGAAAGAAGCTGTGAATCACCTAATTGATTTGGGTCATCGCCGCATTGCCGCAATCACAGGTCCTCTTAGTACAGTGAGTACACAGCGACGCTTGGAAGGCTATCGTGAAGCTCTTACCGAGGCAGGGATCACTGTTGATGACAAACTTATTTGTGAGGGAAACTACCAAGTTGAATCCGGCATTGAACTCACAGAGCGTTTGTTGCAATTCAAGCAGCGCCCTACCGCAATCTTCTGTTTTAATGACGATATGGCTATCGGTGCAGTCAATGTTTTAAACAAAAACGACTACCGTGTGCCAGAAGATATGTCTGTTATTGGTTTTGACGACATTTTATATTCTAAGGTTATTCAACCCGCACTCACGACTGTGGCGCAACCTGTAGAAGACATAGGACGTCAATGCATTCAAGCACTTATTGCACAAATGAATGACAAAACACTGGAGCCTACGTATCTAAAACTTCCGTTAGAATTGGTCATTCGAGACAGTACAGGCCCTGCTCCGAGCTAA
- a CDS encoding cytochrome-c peroxidase, translated as MNKRLNTFACTLMVAGLIGCGGGSSSDDTIVIDDPVPTLEPQIRQFAFENGAVLDPSDGLGLPKISEPLPQLGMQLFFSKSLGGELDSACVSCHHPLLGGGDDLSLPIGVGAVDPNFLGPGRMHDATAFEHDGGPTIPRNSPTTFNMGYWDKSVFHDGRINAVVGEFGSNGDDGFGIQTPDEGFKDIDPKAINLTQAQAMFPVISQDEMRGLFEPFASNEDVRDALALRLANQSIANNWLEQFQIAFEQPEGTADTLITYDNIAMALAEYERSQSFVKTPFQAFLNGDDDAISDSAKQGAMLFYQGVDNGGAGCAACHNGSIFTDEGFHVIATPQLGRGKNNGLTKDNDFGRFNFTKGTADTFAFRTPSLVNVTETAPYGHAGAFATLKEVIVHHLDPAQSVATYDYTASALQPGIQTDNAQRNTQDAMAELEVQMTAGTSLLKPAALTDDEIDDLIAFIESLTDPCTQNAECLADWIPSDQTPDPDGMRLEPSNSF; from the coding sequence ATGAACAAAAGACTGAATACATTTGCGTGCACCTTGATGGTGGCCGGACTTATAGGTTGTGGTGGCGGTTCAAGTTCAGACGACACAATCGTCATTGATGACCCCGTTCCGACTTTAGAACCTCAAATTCGACAGTTTGCATTTGAGAATGGTGCTGTTTTAGATCCATCAGATGGGCTCGGACTTCCGAAAATATCGGAGCCGTTACCTCAGCTGGGAATGCAATTGTTTTTCTCTAAATCACTCGGAGGAGAATTGGACTCCGCATGCGTCAGTTGTCACCACCCATTGCTAGGTGGCGGAGATGATTTGTCGTTGCCGATTGGCGTAGGCGCGGTTGATCCTAACTTTTTAGGGCCAGGCCGAATGCATGATGCAACTGCATTTGAACATGATGGTGGGCCCACTATTCCGCGTAATTCACCCACAACTTTCAACATGGGTTACTGGGATAAGAGTGTATTTCACGATGGACGAATTAATGCCGTGGTAGGTGAGTTTGGTTCAAATGGTGATGATGGATTTGGTATTCAAACACCAGACGAAGGGTTTAAAGATATTGACCCCAAGGCCATTAATTTAACCCAAGCGCAAGCCATGTTTCCTGTCATATCTCAAGATGAAATGCGTGGCTTATTCGAACCTTTTGCAAGCAATGAAGATGTTCGAGATGCGCTTGCACTGCGTTTAGCGAATCAATCCATTGCAAATAACTGGTTGGAGCAATTTCAAATTGCTTTCGAGCAGCCTGAAGGAACAGCCGACACGCTCATCACTTACGACAACATTGCTATGGCGCTGGCCGAGTACGAACGTTCGCAATCGTTCGTGAAAACGCCCTTTCAAGCGTTCTTAAATGGCGATGATGACGCGATTTCTGATTCGGCTAAACAAGGCGCTATGTTGTTTTATCAAGGTGTTGATAACGGTGGTGCTGGCTGCGCGGCGTGCCACAATGGCTCCATATTTACCGATGAAGGTTTCCATGTGATTGCTACTCCGCAACTGGGACGCGGAAAAAATAACGGTCTGACCAAAGATAACGATTTTGGTCGATTCAATTTTACGAAGGGAACAGCAGATACATTTGCTTTTAGAACACCTAGTCTAGTGAACGTAACTGAAACGGCACCTTACGGTCATGCGGGGGCATTCGCTACGCTCAAAGAAGTGATTGTTCATCATCTAGACCCTGCACAATCGGTCGCAACTTATGATTACACAGCATCGGCGCTGCAACCTGGCATTCAAACAGACAATGCACAAAGAAATACTCAAGATGCAATGGCAGAGCTTGAAGTGCAAATGACGGCTGGTACAAGTTTGCTTAAGCCCGCAGCGCTGACAGATGATGAGATTGACGATTTGATAGCCTTCATTGAAAGCCTCACCGATCCGTGTACGCAAAATGCTGAATGTTTGGCGGATTGGATTCCTAGCGACCAAACGCCTGATCCAGATGGAATGAGATTGGAGCCAAGCAATTCGTTTTAA
- a CDS encoding ketoacyl-ACP synthase III, which yields MPFAEITGWGKCLPPAVLSNQDLSTFLDTSDEWIRSRTGIQERRIAHVETSDLATVAAQRALAAAGLNASDIDMIILATASPDTLIPSAAAKVAQNLNMKQPAVLDINAACTGFLYALHMATGLVRSGMNEKILVIGAERLTHYLDWSKRDSAVLFGDGSGAVVVEASEQEVGLLASSIGSDPEAREILFIPDYGTSASRFHQPNGIYALNFVGPEIFKRAVKGMGEAVGQVMQKAGLSNDDVDFVLPHQANLRIIESLAKRLGADESKVLVNIQNYGNTSAATIPIALAEALEAGRIQPGDNIMSAAFGAGLTWGAGYIKWGQRITPVNTSDAELPHTDKTALELLDEAIEQCRTHGAGSMI from the coding sequence ATGCCATTTGCAGAAATTACTGGATGGGGCAAATGCCTTCCTCCTGCGGTATTAAGTAATCAAGATTTAAGTACCTTTCTCGATACGTCTGATGAGTGGATTCGGAGTCGCACCGGTATTCAAGAGCGTCGAATTGCTCACGTTGAAACCAGCGATTTAGCCACTGTTGCCGCACAACGCGCATTAGCCGCTGCGGGTCTGAATGCCAGCGATATAGACATGATCATACTGGCCACTGCCAGTCCAGATACTTTGATCCCTTCCGCCGCAGCGAAAGTTGCGCAGAACCTCAACATGAAACAGCCTGCGGTCTTAGACATTAATGCTGCCTGCACAGGCTTTCTGTATGCTCTGCATATGGCCACAGGTCTTGTGCGTTCAGGCATGAATGAGAAAATTCTGGTGATTGGTGCCGAGCGCCTCACTCACTATTTAGATTGGTCTAAGCGCGACAGTGCCGTTTTATTTGGAGATGGCTCTGGCGCGGTTGTGGTTGAAGCCAGCGAACAAGAAGTGGGGCTATTAGCCTCTTCCATTGGTAGCGACCCTGAAGCCCGCGAAATTTTATTCATTCCAGATTACGGCACATCAGCCAGCCGCTTTCATCAACCCAATGGCATATACGCGCTGAACTTTGTAGGCCCAGAAATCTTTAAACGTGCCGTTAAAGGCATGGGAGAAGCCGTAGGGCAAGTCATGCAAAAAGCTGGGCTGTCGAATGATGATGTTGACTTTGTTTTGCCGCACCAAGCGAATCTTCGCATTATCGAATCGCTGGCTAAACGTTTAGGGGCCGATGAAAGCAAGGTTCTGGTAAATATCCAAAACTACGGCAACACTTCAGCCGCTACGATTCCTATCGCGCTAGCCGAAGCACTGGAAGCGGGCCGTATTCAACCGGGAGACAATATTATGAGCGCTGCGTTTGGAGCAGGCTTAACTTGGGGCGCGGGTTACATCAAATGGGGACAACGCATTACTCCGGTAAATACAAGTGATGCGGAATTACCACACACGGATAAAACAGCCTTGGAATTGCTTGATGAAGCGATTGAACAGTGTCGAACCCACGGCGCTGGTAGTATGATTTAA